The Delphinus delphis chromosome 7, mDelDel1.2, whole genome shotgun sequence genome includes a window with the following:
- the CRYBA2 gene encoding beta-crystallin A2, translating to MSSAPAQGPAPASLTLWDEEDFQGRRSRLLSDCTNIGERVGLRRVRSVKVENGAWVAFEYPDFQGQQFILEKGDYPRWSAWSGSGGHHSDQLLSFRPVLCANHSDSRVTLFEGENFQGCKFELNDDYPSLPSMGWASKDVGSLKVSSGAWVAYQYPGYRGYQYVLEQDRHSGEFRNYSEFGTQAHTGQLQSIRRVQH from the exons ATGAGCAGCGCCCCCGCGCAGGGCCCAGCGCCCGCCAGCCTCACGCTTTGGGATGAGGAGGACTTCCAGGGCCGCCGCAGCCGGCTGCTGAGCGACTGCACCAACATCGGCGAGCGCGTAGGCCTGCGCCGGGTGCGCTCGGTCAAGGTGGAAAATGGCGC TTGGGTGGCCTTCGAGTACCCCGACTTCCAGGGACAGCAGTTCATTCTGGAGAAAGGTGACTATCCTCGCTGGAGTGCCTGGAGCGGCAGTGGCGGCCACCACAGCGACCAGCTGCTGTCCTTCCGGCCCGTGCTCTGCGCG AACCACAGTGACAGCCGTGTGACACTTTTTGAGGGGGAAAACTTCCAGGGCTGCAAGTTTGAACTCAATGATGACTACCCATCCCTGCCTTCCATGGGCTGGGCCAGCAAGGATGTGGGTTCCCTCAAAGTCAGCTCTGGAGC GTGGGTGGCCTACCAGTACCCAGGCTACCGGGGCTACCAGTATGTATTGGAGCAGGACCGCCACAGCGGGGAGTTCCGTAACTACAGTGAATTCGGCACGCAGGCCCACACTGGACAGCTGCAGTCCATTCGGAGAGTCCAGCACTAG